The following are from one region of the Sandaracinus amylolyticus genome:
- a CDS encoding CPBP family intramembrane glutamic endopeptidase: MRAPRGQLSIAQTVALLVLGLGLLYGGVLVGAAIRAAVHGVSLDEGVAQVTSEPFGPGLAQLIALGTVILFGVRVAYGDRSLREALRIVPVRAPVALLAMIAGLSLHFPLVELMTVLSDMVPGLALDEEAVRRVEEMTRIDGPLRAITVPFTVIVVAAGTEELLFRGLLLPALTPRLGRIGALVLTSVLFGVFHVEPFAATYAMIAGLVLGAIALRTGSVLPCIAFHGAFNALPILLPEEVIAVPGFNVAESEAHLPPGLLVATTLAGVIALVLLWRITSADEPTPPQT, encoded by the coding sequence ATGCGGGCACCGCGCGGGCAGCTCTCGATCGCGCAGACCGTCGCGCTCCTGGTGCTCGGGCTCGGGCTCCTCTACGGAGGTGTCCTGGTCGGGGCGGCGATCCGCGCCGCGGTGCACGGCGTCTCGCTCGACGAGGGCGTCGCGCAGGTCACGAGCGAGCCCTTCGGGCCCGGCCTCGCGCAGCTGATCGCGCTCGGCACGGTGATCCTCTTCGGCGTGCGCGTCGCGTACGGCGATCGATCGCTGCGCGAGGCGCTGCGCATCGTGCCGGTGCGCGCGCCCGTCGCGCTGCTCGCGATGATCGCGGGTCTCTCGCTGCACTTCCCTCTCGTGGAGCTGATGACGGTCCTCTCGGACATGGTCCCGGGGCTGGCGCTCGACGAGGAGGCGGTGCGGCGCGTCGAGGAGATGACGCGGATCGACGGCCCGCTGCGCGCGATCACCGTGCCGTTCACCGTCATCGTGGTCGCCGCGGGCACCGAGGAGCTGCTCTTCCGCGGGCTCCTGCTCCCCGCGCTCACCCCACGGCTCGGGCGCATCGGCGCGCTCGTGCTCACGTCGGTGCTCTTCGGCGTGTTCCACGTCGAGCCGTTCGCCGCGACCTACGCGATGATCGCCGGTCTGGTGCTCGGCGCGATCGCGCTGCGCACCGGATCGGTGCTCCCCTGCATCGCGTTCCACGGTGCGTTCAACGCGCTGCCGATCCTGCTGCCCGAGGAAGTGATCGCGGTGCCCGGGTTCAACGTCGCGGAGAGCGAGGCGCACCTGCCGCCGGGGCTCCTCGTCGCGACGACCCTCGCCGGGGTGATCGCGCTCGTGCTGCTCTGGCGCATCACCAGCGCAGACGAGCCCACACCGCCGCAGACCTGA
- a CDS encoding tetratricopeptide repeat protein, giving the protein MKQTVTIACALAVTALLHACGGPSGPGSRTALDVRVDDETYADARRLYLVLADDDERREETRQRLLEYLASRTDALVAEGEYDPMVSHFAEMTSLLAPRDLVEGQRVSELIAPVARWIVEHGSRRGDEPRVLAALLILARIEPADASHAQESARVAEWGREARWGREPRPSPDFFDLAPELIAVWEEHARLSPSPDVLARLADLYVQMRDIVLGQSLQEGFEPGERITMPELRMAQMLAERIPLDVAAVYLRVGDLEGAARRVGELGDRGGIEWRLRRLIEEAAQANEDGAEALGELAGGFERARPDVSLALCRVGHRLHPQDARFPLCLARLHVELGQPSDATAWYADAIRLAPAEREVYDEALGRLAQMIEAGLFSADESDIGRVRTIGRHAEEILAQREARWPTEQATVSRAALHYHLGRAELQAGQVNEAARHFERSLEAQRTREALLELATLRARTGDAAGAVALYQEALDRLAQQGPEAMLQRAMLLEHLGDALRASGRADEAQRAYSQALELMTPLAGQGDEERQALTRVRLGVLQRRVGQGERAGDEFRAALETAPSWREPYTEILAHLVVTEPAPELAEEVFRRATTGLALEHEWRVYYALWVQTVAGRASQPLSDDVVRTLSGESEEPGWHGRLAAFAAGTLDYDQLIQAAQNPGQRCEAHFYAGTRKLAQGDTAGAREQFRAAMETGMVGYFEYAMAQELLASLGTSERAMEGESRAR; this is encoded by the coding sequence ATGAAGCAGACAGTCACGATCGCATGCGCGCTCGCGGTGACCGCGCTCCTCCACGCGTGTGGTGGCCCTTCGGGGCCCGGCTCGCGGACCGCGCTCGATGTACGCGTGGATGACGAGACCTACGCGGACGCGCGTCGGCTCTATCTCGTGCTCGCCGACGACGACGAGCGGCGCGAGGAGACGCGCCAGCGCCTGCTCGAGTACCTCGCGTCGCGCACCGACGCGCTGGTGGCCGAGGGCGAGTACGACCCGATGGTCTCGCACTTCGCGGAGATGACGTCGCTGCTCGCGCCGCGCGATCTCGTGGAGGGCCAGCGGGTCTCGGAGCTGATCGCGCCGGTCGCGCGGTGGATCGTGGAGCACGGATCGCGTCGGGGTGACGAGCCGCGCGTGCTCGCGGCGCTCCTGATCCTCGCGCGCATCGAGCCCGCGGACGCGTCGCACGCGCAGGAGTCCGCGCGGGTGGCGGAGTGGGGGCGCGAGGCGCGCTGGGGGCGCGAGCCGCGTCCGAGCCCGGACTTCTTCGATCTCGCGCCCGAGCTGATCGCGGTGTGGGAGGAGCACGCGCGCCTCTCGCCCTCGCCGGACGTGCTCGCGCGGCTCGCCGATCTCTACGTGCAGATGCGCGACATCGTGCTCGGGCAGTCGCTCCAGGAGGGCTTCGAGCCGGGCGAGCGCATCACGATGCCCGAGCTGCGCATGGCGCAGATGCTCGCGGAGCGCATCCCGCTCGACGTCGCGGCGGTGTACCTGCGGGTCGGCGATCTCGAGGGCGCGGCGCGTCGGGTCGGAGAGCTCGGCGATCGCGGCGGGATCGAGTGGCGGCTGCGGCGGCTGATCGAAGAGGCGGCGCAGGCGAACGAGGACGGCGCGGAGGCGCTCGGCGAGCTCGCCGGCGGGTTCGAGCGCGCGCGCCCCGACGTGTCGCTCGCGCTGTGCCGGGTGGGGCATCGACTGCACCCGCAGGACGCGCGCTTCCCGCTCTGCCTCGCGCGGCTGCACGTGGAGCTGGGTCAGCCCTCGGACGCGACGGCGTGGTACGCGGACGCGATCCGTCTCGCGCCGGCGGAGCGCGAGGTCTACGACGAGGCGCTCGGCCGGCTCGCGCAGATGATCGAGGCCGGGCTCTTCTCGGCGGACGAGAGCGACATCGGTCGGGTGCGCACGATCGGCCGCCACGCCGAGGAGATCCTCGCGCAGCGCGAGGCGCGCTGGCCGACGGAGCAGGCGACGGTGTCGCGCGCGGCGCTGCACTACCACCTCGGTCGCGCGGAGCTGCAGGCCGGTCAGGTGAACGAAGCGGCGCGGCACTTCGAGCGGAGCCTCGAGGCGCAGCGCACGCGCGAGGCGCTGCTCGAGCTCGCGACGCTGCGCGCGCGCACCGGCGACGCGGCGGGCGCGGTGGCGCTCTACCAGGAAGCGCTCGATCGGCTCGCGCAGCAGGGCCCGGAGGCGATGCTGCAGCGCGCGATGCTGCTCGAGCACCTCGGCGACGCGCTGCGCGCGAGCGGGCGCGCGGACGAGGCGCAGCGCGCGTACTCGCAGGCGCTCGAGCTGATGACGCCGCTCGCGGGCCAGGGCGACGAGGAGCGCCAGGCGCTGACGCGCGTGCGGCTCGGCGTGCTGCAGCGTCGGGTGGGGCAGGGCGAGCGCGCGGGCGACGAGTTCCGCGCGGCGCTCGAGACCGCGCCGAGCTGGCGCGAGCCGTACACCGAGATCCTCGCGCACCTCGTGGTCACCGAGCCGGCGCCGGAGCTCGCGGAGGAAGTGTTCCGTCGCGCGACGACCGGGCTCGCGCTCGAGCACGAGTGGCGCGTGTACTACGCGCTCTGGGTGCAGACCGTCGCGGGGCGCGCGTCGCAGCCGCTCTCCGACGACGTGGTGCGCACGCTGAGCGGCGAATCGGAGGAGCCGGGGTGGCACGGTCGGCTCGCGGCGTTCGCGGCGGGCACGCTCGACTACGACCAGCTGATCCAGGCGGCGCAGAACCCGGGTCAGCGCTGCGAGGCGCACTTCTACGCGGGCACGCGCAAGCTCGCGCAGGGCGACACCGCGGGGGCGCGCGAGCAGTTCCGCGCGGCGATGGAGACCGGCATGGTCGGCTACTTCGAGTACGCGATGGCGCAGGAGCTCCTGGCGAGCCTCGGCACGAGCGAGCGGGCGATGGAGGGCGAGAGCCGCGCACGGTAA
- a CDS encoding TfoX/Sxy family protein, protein MAVTLEDLKATLEDATRDLADVSVRKAFGSFGLFVGDSIFALAWKRELRIGVKLPDEVSFASLMGTEGASAWAPHKSPMRGWVLVPEPWHDDMTKLRPWVRRAYEQVLRMHAEDEVPSMGERAPAKVRATKTKKKDESAIATLHDGATRAHRVEKPGTKTAAAPVRAKKSAKKKG, encoded by the coding sequence ATGGCGGTGACGCTCGAGGATCTCAAGGCGACGCTCGAGGACGCGACGCGCGACCTCGCGGACGTGTCGGTGCGCAAGGCGTTCGGGTCGTTCGGGCTCTTCGTGGGCGACTCGATCTTCGCGCTCGCGTGGAAGCGCGAGCTGCGCATCGGCGTGAAGCTGCCCGACGAGGTGTCGTTCGCGTCGCTGATGGGCACCGAGGGCGCGAGCGCGTGGGCGCCCCACAAGAGCCCGATGCGGGGCTGGGTGCTGGTGCCCGAGCCGTGGCACGACGACATGACGAAGCTGCGCCCGTGGGTGCGTCGTGCCTACGAGCAGGTGCTGCGGATGCACGCCGAGGACGAGGTGCCCTCGATGGGCGAGCGCGCCCCCGCGAAGGTGCGCGCGACGAAGACGAAGAAGAAGGACGAGTCCGCGATCGCGACGCTGCACGACGGCGCCACCCGCGCCCATCGCGTCGAGAAGCCGGGCACGAAGACCGCGGCCGCGCCGGTGCGCGCGAAGAAGAGCGCGAAGAAGAAGGGTTAG
- a CDS encoding VOC family protein — translation MTTETRPFRVLGIQQIAIGGPDKGALRSLWVDLLGLTPVKTFTSERENVDEDVCMAGIGLFAVEVDLMQPLDIEKKPKVHEPPLNHVGLWVDDLRAAVTWLEAQGLRFAPGGIRKGASGHDVCFVHPRGDTAHPRSGEGVLIELVQAPPEVVRAFDAMAAAR, via the coding sequence ATGACGACCGAGACGCGTCCCTTCCGCGTGCTGGGCATCCAACAGATCGCGATCGGCGGGCCCGACAAGGGCGCGCTGCGATCGCTCTGGGTCGACCTGCTCGGCCTGACACCGGTGAAGACGTTCACCAGCGAGCGCGAGAACGTCGACGAGGACGTGTGCATGGCGGGCATCGGGCTCTTCGCGGTCGAGGTCGACCTGATGCAGCCGCTCGACATCGAGAAGAAGCCGAAGGTGCACGAGCCGCCGCTCAACCACGTCGGGCTCTGGGTGGACGACCTGCGCGCCGCGGTGACGTGGCTCGAGGCGCAGGGGCTGCGTTTCGCGCCCGGCGGCATCCGCAAGGGCGCGTCGGGACACGACGTGTGCTTCGTGCATCCGCGCGGCGATACGGCCCATCCGCGCTCGGGTGAGGGCGTGCTGATCGAGCTGGTGCAGGCACCGCCCGAGGTCGTCCGCGCGTTCGACGCGATGGCGGCGGCGCGTTAG
- the trpS gene encoding tryptophan--tRNA ligase, translating into MDPQRKISLTGIKPTHVPHIGNYLGAIRPALRMTESYDGMYFIADYHALTSVRDPKALQQAVYDVTATWLACGLDPKKTIVYRQSSVPEVFELAWVLSCVVATGQLERGHAYKDALAKGDVPNAGVFYYPVLMAADILLFGAQVVPIGQDQKQHLELARDMAQRLNHHYGEGTVVVPEALITEAPLVPGFDGHKMSKSRGNGIPVFASAKELRKGVMKFVTGSETLEEPKDPESATVFQLYELVATNDEVETLASKLRAGGYGWGHAKQDLYEALERELGPFRERFEALRGDEAALDRTLEEGAERARTIARRTVARVRAAVGIDRPL; encoded by the coding sequence ATGGACCCGCAGCGCAAGATCTCGCTCACCGGCATCAAGCCCACGCACGTCCCGCACATCGGCAACTACCTCGGCGCGATCCGTCCCGCCCTGCGAATGACCGAGTCGTACGACGGCATGTACTTCATCGCCGACTACCACGCGCTCACCTCGGTGCGTGACCCGAAGGCGCTGCAGCAGGCGGTCTACGACGTGACCGCGACGTGGCTCGCGTGCGGCCTCGATCCGAAGAAGACGATCGTCTACCGCCAGTCGTCGGTGCCCGAGGTGTTCGAGCTCGCGTGGGTGCTCTCGTGCGTCGTCGCGACGGGCCAGCTCGAGCGCGGCCACGCGTACAAGGACGCGCTCGCCAAGGGCGACGTGCCCAACGCCGGAGTCTTCTACTACCCGGTGCTGATGGCCGCCGACATCCTGCTCTTCGGCGCGCAGGTCGTGCCGATCGGACAGGACCAGAAGCAGCACCTCGAGCTCGCGCGCGACATGGCGCAGCGGCTCAACCACCACTACGGCGAGGGCACGGTCGTGGTGCCCGAGGCGCTGATCACCGAGGCCCCGCTCGTGCCCGGCTTCGACGGCCACAAGATGAGCAAGAGCCGCGGCAACGGCATCCCGGTCTTCGCGTCGGCCAAGGAGCTGCGCAAGGGCGTGATGAAGTTCGTCACCGGCAGCGAGACGCTCGAGGAGCCGAAGGATCCCGAGAGCGCGACGGTGTTCCAGCTCTACGAGCTCGTCGCGACGAACGACGAGGTCGAGACGCTCGCGTCGAAGCTGCGCGCCGGCGGGTACGGCTGGGGCCACGCGAAGCAGGATCTCTACGAGGCGCTCGAGCGCGAGCTCGGGCCCTTCCGCGAGCGCTTCGAGGCGCTGCGTGGCGACGAGGCCGCGCTCGATCGGACGCTCGAGGAAGGCGCGGAGCGCGCACGAACGATCGCGCGTCGCACCGTCGCGCGCGTGCGTGCTGCGGTGGGGATCGATCGTCCCCTCTGA
- a CDS encoding polysaccharide lyase produces the protein MRALAMTWIAGTALAMAGCVLPPVDLEGRACPCAEGWVCVAGICERGERPQIDAGAPRDASMDAPTPVDAGGEDAGREDAGIVELDAGSFDGGRDAGSPDSGSPDSGPPDSGPPDGGPDLTHCDDLHAGALFCDGFEWSYPAGRINWQADLLENGNVTTVTSPAPFFGNRALRGTTTALGGRAAMTATFTPITSGDLWLRGLVYLPSALAVDAISLLYVGAPDGSSGLAIQTYGVTGSARAATWVGPAEYYDATGINIPRDRWVCLQLHTTIADTGGSVELFVNDVGLGPRTNLDTRPNGGFGVITAGIEYSDPATQGPATLYIDEVVLSRTRVPCE, from the coding sequence GTGCGCGCGCTGGCGATGACGTGGATCGCGGGGACGGCGCTGGCGATGGCGGGATGCGTGCTGCCGCCGGTCGACCTCGAGGGGCGAGCGTGCCCATGCGCCGAGGGCTGGGTGTGCGTCGCCGGGATCTGCGAGCGCGGCGAGCGCCCGCAGATCGACGCCGGAGCCCCGAGGGATGCGTCGATGGACGCGCCGACGCCGGTCGACGCCGGCGGTGAGGACGCGGGCCGCGAAGACGCCGGCATCGTGGAGCTCGACGCCGGCTCGTTCGACGGTGGGCGGGACGCTGGTTCGCCCGACTCGGGCTCGCCCGACTCCGGCCCGCCGGACTCGGGCCCGCCCGACGGTGGCCCCGACCTCACGCACTGCGACGATCTCCACGCGGGCGCGCTCTTCTGTGACGGCTTCGAGTGGAGCTATCCGGCGGGGCGCATCAACTGGCAGGCCGACCTCCTGGAGAACGGCAACGTCACGACCGTCACGTCGCCCGCGCCGTTCTTCGGCAATCGGGCGCTCCGCGGGACGACCACCGCGCTCGGTGGGCGCGCCGCCATGACCGCGACGTTCACGCCGATCACCAGCGGTGACCTCTGGCTGCGCGGGCTCGTGTACCTCCCGAGCGCGCTCGCGGTGGACGCGATCAGCCTGCTCTACGTCGGCGCGCCCGACGGCTCGTCGGGGCTCGCGATCCAGACCTACGGCGTGACGGGCTCGGCGCGCGCGGCGACGTGGGTCGGGCCGGCGGAGTACTACGACGCCACCGGGATCAACATCCCGCGTGACCGCTGGGTCTGCCTGCAGCTCCACACGACGATCGCGGACACCGGCGGCTCGGTGGAGCTCTTCGTGAACGACGTCGGCCTCGGGCCGCGCACCAACCTGGACACCCGGCCCAACGGCGGCTTCGGCGTGATCACCGCGGGCATCGAGTACTCGGATCCCGCGACGCAGGGACCGGCGACGCTCTACATCGACGAGGTCGTCCTCTCGCGCACCCGCGTGCCCTGCGAGTGA
- a CDS encoding tetratricopeptide repeat protein: MTTVATMALALIITLCALPACAQQGDAAARTRALELFRESAELYRQGRFADAADRLREARELHSEPLLSYNLARALEGAGDLEGALEAYRDYLEEAPDADDAPAVRARLESLERHVAEVRALEEERERLRREDRETPDPTPPSTPPSRGPDVVPWVIAGSGAAVLIGGAVVGGLALARNNDAMRAPTHAAAVEASQDADSLAIAANVLLITGGLAALVGTIWGSIDLVSNAGEEQEGARVSLRIGPGSLAIDGAF; encoded by the coding sequence GTGACCACCGTCGCGACGATGGCGCTGGCGCTCATCATCACACTCTGTGCGCTTCCGGCGTGCGCGCAGCAGGGGGACGCGGCCGCGCGAACACGCGCGCTCGAGCTATTCCGCGAGAGCGCGGAGCTGTATCGACAGGGTCGATTCGCGGACGCGGCGGATCGCCTGCGCGAGGCCCGCGAGCTGCACTCCGAGCCGCTGCTCTCCTACAACCTCGCACGTGCGCTCGAGGGCGCCGGCGATCTCGAGGGCGCGCTCGAGGCCTATCGCGACTACCTCGAGGAAGCGCCCGACGCCGACGACGCGCCCGCGGTGCGCGCACGGCTCGAGTCGCTCGAGCGACACGTCGCCGAGGTGCGCGCGCTCGAGGAAGAGCGTGAGCGACTGCGCCGCGAAGATCGCGAGACGCCCGATCCGACACCGCCGTCGACGCCGCCGTCACGCGGGCCCGACGTCGTGCCGTGGGTGATCGCGGGCAGCGGCGCGGCCGTGTTGATCGGCGGCGCGGTCGTGGGTGGCCTCGCGCTCGCGCGCAACAACGACGCGATGCGCGCCCCGACCCACGCGGCCGCGGTCGAGGCGAGCCAGGACGCCGACTCGCTCGCGATCGCCGCGAACGTGCTGCTGATCACCGGCGGGCTCGCCGCGCTCGTCGGGACGATCTGGGGCTCGATCGATCTCGTCTCGAACGCGGGCGAAGAGCAGGAAGGCGCGCGGGTCAGCCTTCGGATCGGCCCGGGATCGCTGGCGATCGACGGTGCGTTCTGA